Proteins from a genomic interval of Zingiber officinale cultivar Zhangliang chromosome 2A, Zo_v1.1, whole genome shotgun sequence:
- the LOC122040911 gene encoding leucine-rich repeat protein 2-like isoform X2, which produces MAPIPMLLVLLFAASPASSSNSEGEALHAWRARLTDPTNVLQSWDPTLVNPCTWFHVTCDPQNRVIRLDLGNSNISGPIGSELGRLEHLQYLELYRNNLKGKIPAELGNLKNLISMDLYGNHLQGEIPKSFAKLKSLRFLRLNNNKLTGSIPRELVVLSNLKILDVSNNDLCGTIPIGGPFANFPLQRKKKRNEIRRTT; this is translated from the exons ATGGCTCCGATACCGATGCTGCTCGTCCTCCTCTTCGCGGCTTCTCCGGCCTCCTCTTCCAACTCCGAAG GGGAGGCGTTGCACGCCTGGAGGGCGCGGCTCACAGATCCCACCAACGTGCTGCAGAGCTGGGATCCCACCCTCGTCAATCCCTGCACCTGGTTCCATGTCACTTGTGATCCCCAGAATCGCGTTATCCGCCT GGATTTGGGGAATTCCAATATTTCTGGCCCTATCGGCTCCGAGCTTGGCCGTCTTGAGCACCTTCAGTACTT GGAGCTTTATAGGAACAACCTAAAAGGGAAGATCCCAGCCGAGCTTGGCAACTTGAAGAACCTCATCAGCATGGACTTGTATGGGAACCATTTACAAGGAGAGATTCCCAAGTCCTTTGCCAAATTGAAGTCACTTAGATTCTT GCGGCTGAACAACAACAAGTTGACCGGATCAATTCCAAGAGAGCTTGTTGTCCTTTCAAATCTCAAAATCTT GGACGTTTCAAACAATGATCTTTGTGGAACCATTCCGATTGGTGGACCATTTGCCAACTTTCCTCTTCAAAG